From the genome of Arthrobacter sp. SLBN-122:
CCCCGATCCTGGCGCTGTCCGCCACCGTGGCTCCGGGCGCAATGAGCCCGCCGCCGTTGTCGTGGCGGGCATACCGGGTGACCTTCCCGGCGTCGTCCTCGAATGACACAAACTTTGCGGTCATACCATCCCTCGTTAACGCCGCGGTTATTTACCGTGCAGTAAGTTAACGGGCGGGAACGCGTTGAGATTCCCGGACGGGCACGTGGAAGGGCGGAAGCTACGCCACCAGGTTGGCGGCGGCGGTGTCCATGTGCTCCAGGATGGTCTTGCGTGCCAAGGTGGCATCGCCGGTGTCGATCGCTGCCACGATGTCCTTGTGGCGGTCCACGCTCATGTTGCTGACACCCTTCTCCAGGCCCGCGAACATGATGGACATCCGGATGGAGCCCTCCAGGGACTCCCAGGAGTGGAGCAGCGTTTCGTTTCCGGTGAGCCGGCAGAGGGTGCGGTGGAACTCGAGGTCGGATTCGATCCGTTCCTCGAGGCTCCCATTGACTGCGGCGTCCATGGCGTCGATGGCCTTGTGCAGGGATTCGGTGACCTGCTGCCGGTCCGGCAATTCGCACAGGGTCCGGGCGGCGAGGGATTCCAGGGCGGCGCGGACGGCGTAAATGTCCCGGATTTCCTTCTCATCCAGGTGCCGGACCGAGAGCCGGCCGCGGGGCCCTGCGGAGAGCAGCCCCTCCTGCTCCAGCTGGCGGAGCGCCTCCCGAAGCGTGCCTCGGCTGATCTGCAGCATCTCGGAGAGCTCGGTCTCCACCAGGTGCCGGCCGGGCTCCAGTTCACCGCTCGTGATGGCGGTCCTCAGCGCCGAGAGCGCCTGCTCGCGCAGGTTTTGCTTCTGCAGCCCCAGCAGCGGGGCGGTCAGTCCGGCCATGGCTTCTGTCCTCAATGTCATAGGTCGACTGTTTACAGTCGGAAGTAATTTCGATAGTACGGCAGAAAGCACGGCACCGGCCTGGGCCAGTGCCGTGCTTTCTGCATTTCTGGTCCCCCTAGCCCAGTTCGGCGAGGACCTTGGCCACGATGCGGTCCACAGCCAGGCCGTAGCGGTCGTGCAGGGTGGGCAGCGCGCCGGCGTCCAGGAACTGGTCCGGCAGCGCCACGGGAACCACGCGCTTGCCCAGGCCGGCAGTCACGACGGCGGACGCAACGGTTTCGAACAGCCCGCCCACCACGGAATGGTTTTCCAGGGTGACGGCCAGACGGTCGGTGTTGATCTCCGCGAGGACCGTCTCGGCGTCGAACGGCTTGATGGTGGGGGTGTGCAGGACGGCGACGTCCACGTTGTGTGCCGCCAGCGCCTTGGCTGCCTGGAGGGCACGCATGGTCATCAGCCCGGAGGAGATGAACACGACGTCGTTGCCGCCACGCAGGACCTTGGCTTTGCCGAGCTCAAACGTGTAGCCGTACTCGTCCAGGACCGTGGGAACGTTGCCGCGCAGCAGGCGCAGGTAGGTGGGTCCTTCGGAGGCTGCGAGCTGCGGGACGGCCTGTTCGATGTCCACCGAGTCGCAGGGGTCCACGATGGTCAGGTTGGGCATGCCGCGGAAGATTGCCATGTCCTCGGTGGCCTGGTGGCTGGGGCCGTACCCGGTGGTCAGGCCGGGCAGGCCGCCCACGATGTTCACGTTCAGGTTCGGCTCTGCAGCGTCCAGGCAGAGGAAGTCGTAGGCGCGGCGGGCGGCGAACACCGAGTAGGTGGAGGCGAACGGCACCAGTCCGGTTTCGGCCAGGCCGGCGGCGGCACCGAACAGCAGTTGCTCGGCCATGCCCATCTGGAAGAACCGCTCCGGGAAGGCCTTGGCGAAGATGTGCATGTCCGTGTACTTGCCCAGGTCCGCGGTGAGGCCAACGATCCTGTCGTTCTCCTGCGCGGCCTTGACCAGGGCGTGCCCGAACGGTGCGGAGGCCGTCTTCTGCCCCGGGTCCGCGAAGGATGCGATCATGGCCGACGTCTTCAGCTTCGGCTTGGCCGCTGTTGTGGTGTCCGGAGCCTCGGTGGTGGTGCTCATGCTGAAGCCTTTCCTTCATAGCCGGCGGTGAGCTGCTCGCGGCAGATCTGCCATTCGTGTTCTTCGATGCGCATGAAGTGCGCCTTTTCGCGGTTTTCCAGCAGCGGAACGCCGCGGCCCACCTTGGTGTCACACAGGATCACGGAGGGACGGCCGACGGCGGCGGCCTGGGCAGCTGCGTTGTCGAACGCTGCCAGCAGCGCGCCGACGTCGTTCCCATCCACCCGCTGGGTGTACCAGCCGAACGATTCCCACTTCTCCGTGACCGGCTCGGTGCGCAGCACGGTGTCGGTTTTACCGTCCGCCTGCAGGGCGTTGATGTCCACCATGGCGGTCAGGTTTCCCAGTTGGTGGTGGTGCGCACCCATGGCGGCTTCCCAGGTGGAGCCCTCGTCCAGCTCGCCATCGGAGAGGAAGTTGAATACCCGGGCGCTGGAGCCCTGGTAGCGCAGCCCCAGGGCCATGCCGACGGCGATGGTCAAGCCGTGCCCCAGCGAACCGCCGGAGATTTCCATGCCGGGTGTGTAGGTGGACATCCCGGACATCGGCAGCCGGGAGTCATCGGAGCCGTAGGTCTCCAGCTCCTCGACGGGGACGATGCCGGCCTCTGCCAGGGCTGCGTAGTGGCCGATGGCGTAGTGGCCGGTGGAGAGGAGGAACCGGTCGCGGCCCTCCCAGTGCGGGTCCTCTGCGCGGAAATTCAGCTGGTCCCCGTAGACGGTTGCGAGCATGTCCGCGGCGCCCAGGGCCTGGCCCACGTATCCCTGGCCCTGGACCTCGCCCATGTTCAGGGCGTGGTGCCGGATCCGGTAGGCGGCGGCGCTGATCTTGTCCACACGTTCGGGCGTCACTGCGGTCTGCAGTATTCCTCCCTGCGGGGCGGCGTCCTGGACGGTTTCTGTAGGCATTACTGGCTCCGTGATTGTTTGGTGCGTGAGGTTATTCAGGCGTTGACGGTGTTGGGGGTGCTTTTGGTGGCTTCATCTGCCAGCTCGCGCTCACGCTTGCCCCAGGTTTCCCGGGTGGCGAAGGCGGCCCAGAGCCCGATCAGGGCGTAAGTGCCGAAGAGCAGCGCCGGGCCCATCCAGCCGAAGCTGACGAACAGGAGGGTGGTGATGAACGGGGTGAAGCCGGAAACCATGGCGGAGATCTGGTAGGCCAGGCTGGCACCGGAGGCGCGGGTCTTGGCTTGGAAGAGCTCGGGGAACCAGGCACCTTGGGCGCCGGCCAGGGAGTTCTGGCAGACCGCGTACGAGATCACGATGGTGAGGATGATGGCTATGAACAGGCCGGTGTTGACCAGCAGGAACATCGGAATTGCGAACAGGGCGGCAAAGGCTGTTGACCAGATGTACAGGGGGCGGCGGCCAATGCGGTCCGTGAGTGCTGCCCAGGCCTGGGTGGCGAAGATGCCGATGGCCGAGGCGATGCAGAGGGCGATCAGGGTCTGGCTCTTGTCCGCCAGGTGCTGGCTGTTGATGTAGGAAATCATGTAGGTGATGGACACTGCATAGCCGGCAGTTTCAGCGATGCGCAGGCCGATGCCCTTGACGATGTTGCGCCAGTCGGTCTTGATGACCTCCACGATGGGGGCCTTGACGATGGCGCCACTGTCCTTGACCTCGTCAAAGACGGGGGACTCCGGGACCTTGGAGCGGATGATGAGGCCCACGATCACCAGCAGGATGCTGGCGAGGAACGGTATGCGCCAGGCAAGTTCGTTGCCGAGCTGGACGCTGAACAGGAAGGTCAGGTTGGCCAGCAGCAGGCCCACGGGGAAGCCGGCCTGGACAATGCCGGTGTACTTGCCTTTGGACTTCCAGGGCGCGTGCTCGTAGCTCATCAGGATGGCACCGCCCCATTCCGCGCCGAAGGCCAGGCCCTGGACGATGCGGACGAAGACGAGCAGTGCGGGGGCAAGCAGCCCGACCGCCGCGTAGGTGGGGAGCAGGCCGATGGCGAACGTGGCCAGGCCCATCAGGATCAACGAGGCCACCAGGACGGGCTTGCGGCCCACCTTGTCACCGAGGTGGCCACCGATGATGCCGCCCAGGGGACGGGCTGCGAAGCCGACGCCCAAGGTGGCGAAGGAGGCCAAGGTGCCGGTGACGGGATCGCTCCCGGGGAAGAATGCGGTGCCGAAGTACAGTGCGGCAGCGGTGCCGAAGCCGATGAAGTCATAGGTCTCGATGACGGCCCCCACGCCGGATCCGATGGCAACTCGCCTGGCGTCCTTGGTGCCGTGGACCGGACCGCGCATGGTCAGAGCATCTTTGCTCATGGTGGTTCCCTTTCGAAGAGCGGCTGGAGGAAGTCCGCCGCTGTCGACTGTTAACAAACTGGATAGCAACCAGTGTGACCCACATCATCTTCACTGTCAACAGTCGACTTTGAGGGTTGACTGTTG
Proteins encoded in this window:
- a CDS encoding transketolase family protein, which produces MSTTTEAPDTTTAAKPKLKTSAMIASFADPGQKTASAPFGHALVKAAQENDRIVGLTADLGKYTDMHIFAKAFPERFFQMGMAEQLLFGAAAGLAETGLVPFASTYSVFAARRAYDFLCLDAAEPNLNVNIVGGLPGLTTGYGPSHQATEDMAIFRGMPNLTIVDPCDSVDIEQAVPQLAASEGPTYLRLLRGNVPTVLDEYGYTFELGKAKVLRGGNDVVFISSGLMTMRALQAAKALAAHNVDVAVLHTPTIKPFDAETVLAEINTDRLAVTLENHSVVGGLFETVASAVVTAGLGKRVVPVALPDQFLDAGALPTLHDRYGLAVDRIVAKVLAELG
- a CDS encoding GntR family transcriptional regulator, whose product is MAGLTAPLLGLQKQNLREQALSALRTAITSGELEPGRHLVETELSEMLQISRGTLREALRQLEQEGLLSAGPRGRLSVRHLDEKEIRDIYAVRAALESLAARTLCELPDRQQVTESLHKAIDAMDAAVNGSLEERIESDLEFHRTLCRLTGNETLLHSWESLEGSIRMSIMFAGLEKGVSNMSVDRHKDIVAAIDTGDATLARKTILEHMDTAAANLVA
- a CDS encoding transketolase gives rise to the protein MPTETVQDAAPQGGILQTAVTPERVDKISAAAYRIRHHALNMGEVQGQGYVGQALGAADMLATVYGDQLNFRAEDPHWEGRDRFLLSTGHYAIGHYAALAEAGIVPVEELETYGSDDSRLPMSGMSTYTPGMEISGGSLGHGLTIAVGMALGLRYQGSSARVFNFLSDGELDEGSTWEAAMGAHHHQLGNLTAMVDINALQADGKTDTVLRTEPVTEKWESFGWYTQRVDGNDVGALLAAFDNAAAQAAAVGRPSVILCDTKVGRGVPLLENREKAHFMRIEEHEWQICREQLTAGYEGKASA
- a CDS encoding MFS transporter; protein product: MSKDALTMRGPVHGTKDARRVAIGSGVGAVIETYDFIGFGTAAALYFGTAFFPGSDPVTGTLASFATLGVGFAARPLGGIIGGHLGDKVGRKPVLVASLILMGLATFAIGLLPTYAAVGLLAPALLVFVRIVQGLAFGAEWGGAILMSYEHAPWKSKGKYTGIVQAGFPVGLLLANLTFLFSVQLGNELAWRIPFLASILLVIVGLIIRSKVPESPVFDEVKDSGAIVKAPIVEVIKTDWRNIVKGIGLRIAETAGYAVSITYMISYINSQHLADKSQTLIALCIASAIGIFATQAWAALTDRIGRRPLYIWSTAFAALFAIPMFLLVNTGLFIAIILTIVISYAVCQNSLAGAQGAWFPELFQAKTRASGASLAYQISAMVSGFTPFITTLLFVSFGWMGPALLFGTYALIGLWAAFATRETWGKRERELADEATKSTPNTVNA